One region of Bacteriovorax sp. Seq25_V genomic DNA includes:
- the fliF gene encoding flagellar basal-body MS-ring/collar protein FliF, translating into MKDFIEKVVRNFTEFFTSLDSGKKISLVAVASFIVIALLGVVLWASKTRYSVLYTDLNKEDSNKVQIFLKENNVSVQVSNDQKVVSIPEDMIEVVRLKMMTQGFTFSGTVGYEVFDNQSFGTTSFVQKVNKQRAIEGELVKTIKHLRGVKRARVHLNIPESSPFVTEKKAPTASVVLDLDQGVTLSESEIKGIASLVASSVEGMRAEGVVILDDRGKRLSDNIGDALTANTANRMALESKLNRQYERQIEEILAKVVGEGKVIAKVNVIMDFTESVSTQTEYDSENKAVLSEVTNTQKLQGSRPSPQGIPGARSNLPGETPQPGVPETRNDVNKELATRNYNVPKKVTKSKNPTGKINKISAAVMVDGKRVPTVIDGKTVMKYEPWLEADIANFEAIVSSALGIDERSGSKITIKNMEFHQEDMESIEALMREKENRELIKNIFKYLAVGLTISLFFFIVVRPFIQWVTDNTVETVEDFLPRTLEELEKVQANQKLPGLEDALPQIEEKLNPEKIEGNMLREKIISLVEGNPGKAAQIIHEMIHNNESDKQIA; encoded by the coding sequence TTGAAAGATTTTATCGAAAAGGTTGTTAGAAATTTCACAGAGTTTTTCACAAGCCTCGATTCAGGGAAGAAAATTAGTTTAGTTGCTGTAGCATCATTTATTGTTATCGCATTGCTAGGTGTAGTTCTTTGGGCGTCGAAGACGAGATATAGTGTTCTTTACACGGATTTGAACAAAGAAGACTCAAATAAAGTACAAATTTTCTTAAAAGAAAATAACGTATCAGTTCAGGTGAGTAACGATCAAAAGGTTGTTAGTATTCCTGAAGACATGATCGAAGTTGTAAGACTTAAGATGATGACTCAAGGATTCACTTTCTCTGGGACAGTTGGTTATGAAGTATTTGATAATCAATCTTTTGGTACTACAAGTTTTGTACAGAAGGTTAATAAGCAAAGAGCAATTGAAGGTGAACTTGTAAAAACTATTAAACATCTTCGTGGAGTTAAAAGAGCTCGTGTTCACTTAAATATTCCAGAATCTTCACCGTTTGTAACAGAGAAGAAAGCTCCTACTGCGTCAGTTGTTCTTGATCTTGATCAAGGTGTAACTCTGAGCGAATCTGAGATTAAAGGTATCGCATCTCTTGTTGCAAGTTCTGTTGAAGGAATGAGAGCAGAGGGTGTTGTTATCTTAGATGATAGAGGAAAAAGATTGTCAGATAATATTGGTGATGCCCTAACTGCTAATACGGCAAATAGAATGGCACTAGAAAGTAAACTTAATCGTCAATATGAAAGACAAATTGAAGAAATTCTAGCGAAGGTTGTTGGTGAAGGGAAGGTAATCGCTAAGGTTAACGTTATCATGGACTTTACTGAGTCTGTATCAACGCAAACAGAATATGATTCGGAGAATAAAGCTGTTCTTTCAGAAGTTACAAATACACAAAAACTTCAAGGATCAAGACCTTCTCCACAAGGGATTCCGGGTGCAAGATCAAATCTTCCTGGTGAGACACCACAACCAGGTGTCCCAGAGACACGAAATGACGTGAATAAAGAGCTTGCTACACGGAACTACAATGTTCCAAAGAAGGTAACAAAATCTAAAAACCCAACAGGGAAAATTAATAAAATCTCTGCTGCAGTCATGGTTGATGGAAAAAGAGTTCCAACTGTAATCGATGGTAAGACTGTAATGAAGTATGAGCCATGGTTAGAAGCAGATATTGCAAATTTTGAAGCGATTGTATCTTCTGCGCTTGGTATTGATGAAAGAAGTGGAAGTAAAATCACAATCAAAAACATGGAATTTCACCAAGAAGATATGGAGTCGATTGAAGCTCTAATGAGAGAGAAAGAAAACAGAGAGCTTATCAAGAATATTTTCAAGTATCTTGCAGTTGGTTTAACAATTTCACTCTTCTTCTTCATTGTTGTAAGACCATTCATCCAGTGGGTTACTGATAACACGGTTGAAACAGTTGAAGATTTCTTACCTCGTACACTTGAAGAGCTTGAGAAAGTACAGGCGAATCAAAAACTTCCAGGTCTTGAGGACGCACTTCCTCAGATTGAAGAAAAGCTTAACCCTGAAAAAATTGAGGGGAATATGCTCCGTGAAAAGATCATCTCTCTTGTTGAGGGGAATCCAGGTAAGGCAGCACAGATTATACATGAAATGATTCATAATAATGAGTCGGATAAACAGATAGCATAA
- the flgB gene encoding flagellar basal body rod protein FlgB, which yields MKIEDKTLKALAASLNLRQMRHEILSSNIANADTPGYKAKRVDFEDALQRALDVDGNMEMLTSENGHFDVGNGGFENLQPEIYEDPNGVVSEDGNTVDRDAELAKMAENKILYDSAVKLLNKKLGMLKYTINQEK from the coding sequence ATGAAGATTGAAGATAAAACACTAAAAGCACTTGCAGCGTCTCTAAATCTCAGACAAATGAGACATGAGATTCTGTCTTCAAATATCGCGAATGCCGATACTCCAGGGTATAAAGCAAAACGTGTTGATTTTGAAGATGCTCTACAAAGAGCACTTGATGTTGATGGAAACATGGAAATGCTGACCTCCGAAAATGGGCATTTTGATGTAGGAAATGGTGGATTCGAAAATCTTCAACCCGAAATTTATGAAGATCCAAATGGTGTTGTGAGTGAAGACGGCAACACCGTAGATCGTGATGCAGAATTAGCCAAAATGGCAGAGAATAAAATTTTGTATGATTCAGCAGTAAAGTTATTGAATAAAAAACTTGGAATGTTGAAATATACAATCAACCAAGAGAAATAG
- a CDS encoding FliI/YscN family ATPase, with product MTTNNRSLDIESIHKAYEFSSPYQKIGKVRASKGMLFEVNLSRAVIGSNVEFVTEFGNKCLGEVVAIDGNRCMVMPYQELSGINSETKVYLKDLTTTIKVGPEYIGRVIDFQGNPIDGKGPIEKSKTTRSIFGTPINPLERPPISEVLDTGVNSINAFMTAGKGQRLAIMAGSGVGKSVTLGMIAQKSSADVNVIALIGERGREVLEFIEHDLGPEGIKKSIVVVATSDTSALIRMKAAFVATTFAEYFRDENKDVLLMMDSITRFAMASREISLSAGDPPGQKGYTPTVFAQLPKLMERAGTKAGAGSITGIYTVLVEGGDMDEPIADAVRGISDGHIILSRDLASKNQFPAIDVLQSLSRVMNKVVSREHRIVAGHLRDLMSAYRDNEDLINVGAYARGSNPRVDKAMVIHDELMNMLKQFQGMSDPMSMDELYNNMVDLAKLAEDTVNPPRQED from the coding sequence ATGACAACGAATAATAGATCGTTAGATATTGAATCAATTCATAAGGCCTATGAATTTTCATCCCCTTACCAAAAAATTGGGAAGGTTCGTGCATCCAAAGGGATGCTCTTTGAAGTAAATCTTTCTCGTGCTGTGATAGGAAGTAACGTTGAATTCGTAACAGAGTTTGGCAATAAGTGTCTCGGTGAAGTTGTTGCTATTGATGGTAATCGTTGTATGGTGATGCCATACCAGGAGCTTAGTGGAATAAATTCTGAGACAAAAGTATATTTAAAAGATCTTACAACAACAATAAAAGTTGGTCCTGAATATATTGGACGTGTTATTGATTTCCAAGGAAATCCAATTGACGGAAAAGGTCCAATTGAAAAATCAAAAACAACACGTAGTATTTTTGGAACACCTATAAACCCACTTGAAAGACCACCAATATCAGAAGTTCTTGATACAGGTGTAAATTCAATTAATGCATTTATGACTGCAGGTAAGGGGCAACGTCTCGCTATTATGGCCGGTTCAGGGGTGGGGAAGTCCGTAACTCTTGGCATGATTGCACAGAAGTCCTCTGCTGATGTAAACGTTATTGCACTAATTGGAGAAAGGGGACGTGAGGTTCTTGAATTTATCGAACATGATCTTGGGCCTGAAGGTATCAAAAAATCTATCGTAGTTGTAGCGACTTCTGATACATCAGCTCTCATTAGAATGAAGGCTGCATTTGTAGCGACGACATTCGCTGAATACTTCCGCGATGAAAATAAAGATGTCCTGTTAATGATGGACTCAATTACACGTTTCGCGATGGCCAGTCGTGAAATTTCACTTTCAGCAGGAGACCCTCCTGGGCAGAAAGGTTATACGCCAACTGTATTTGCTCAGCTTCCAAAGTTAATGGAGCGTGCGGGAACTAAAGCAGGAGCAGGCTCTATCACTGGAATTTACACTGTTCTAGTCGAAGGGGGCGATATGGATGAACCAATTGCCGATGCTGTAAGAGGGATTAGTGATGGACACATTATCTTATCTCGTGACCTTGCTTCAAAGAACCAATTCCCTGCTATTGATGTACTTCAATCATTATCAAGGGTAATGAATAAGGTCGTATCTCGCGAGCACAGGATTGTTGCGGGCCACTTACGCGATCTTATGTCTGCATACAGAGATAACGAAGACCTCATTAACGTTGGTGCGTATGCTCGAGGCTCCAACCCTCGTGTAGATAAGGCCATGGTCATTCATGATGAATTAATGAACATGTTAAAACAGTTTCAAGGTATGTCAGATCCAATGTCTATGGATGAGCTTTATAACAATATGGTTGATCTTGCTAAGCTGGCTGAAGATACCGTTAATCCACCAAGACAGGAGGATTAA
- the fliG gene encoding flagellar motor switch protein FliG, protein MSESLDPEVEYSLLSGQDKAALLLSSLGVSTTQLIFSYMRDNDVKRMINAMGNIRRAPIWMIKKVLEEFYSQLNEENDLLFSENSGRDFIINALGEDRAKQLLGQIVDVGASNTLESLELVDTRTLANFLINEHPQTIALIVAHLNAERKVDVLRRLPEGLQAEVVLRVANLDFVSPELIAQLDDVLKTELSTLGSIDTNQLGGVEPIADMLNLMDKNSEKNIMGRVEEKDPELAEEIRKLMFVFEDLVYVDDKGIQALLKEVDQNKMVIALKTAPEEIRAKLFKNMSNRAATLLQEDLDALGPTKLSDVEKAQSEIVQKCKELEAQGKAFISRGGDGDALV, encoded by the coding sequence GTGTCAGAATCACTAGATCCAGAAGTAGAATACTCGCTTCTTTCAGGGCAGGATAAAGCAGCATTGCTTTTGAGTTCCCTTGGTGTGTCCACAACACAGTTAATATTTTCTTACATGAGAGATAATGATGTTAAGAGAATGATTAATGCAATGGGAAACATTAGAAGAGCGCCAATTTGGATGATTAAGAAAGTTCTTGAAGAATTCTATTCACAACTTAATGAAGAGAACGATTTACTATTCTCTGAAAACTCTGGCCGTGACTTTATTATCAACGCTCTTGGTGAAGATAGAGCGAAGCAACTTCTAGGACAAATCGTTGATGTTGGAGCATCAAATACGCTTGAATCTCTAGAGCTAGTTGATACTCGAACACTTGCAAACTTTCTAATTAACGAACATCCGCAGACTATTGCACTCATCGTTGCTCACTTAAATGCGGAAAGAAAAGTAGATGTACTGCGAAGACTTCCTGAAGGGCTTCAAGCCGAAGTTGTTCTAAGAGTAGCAAACCTAGACTTCGTTTCACCAGAACTTATCGCACAGCTTGATGATGTTCTTAAAACAGAGCTTAGTACACTCGGATCTATTGATACTAACCAACTTGGTGGTGTTGAACCAATCGCAGATATGCTTAACTTAATGGATAAGAACTCTGAGAAAAACATCATGGGAAGAGTTGAAGAGAAAGACCCAGAGCTTGCTGAAGAGATTAGAAAGCTTATGTTTGTTTTCGAAGATCTTGTTTATGTTGATGATAAAGGTATTCAAGCTCTTCTTAAAGAAGTTGATCAGAATAAAATGGTTATTGCACTTAAGACAGCTCCTGAAGAGATTAGAGCGAAGCTATTTAAAAACATGTCAAACAGAGCTGCGACATTATTACAAGAAGACCTTGATGCTCTTGGACCAACAAAACTTTCAGATGTTGAAAAAGCACAATCTGAAATCGTTCAAAAGTGTAAAGAACTTGAAGCTCAAGGTAAGGCGTTTATCTCTCGTGGTGGAGACGGCGACGCGCTTGTTTAA
- a CDS encoding ABC transporter ATP-binding protein, which yields MSKPLLELQDIHKIFGRKVVHQGISFDIFPGQRVGLLGSSGTGKSVLLRSIIGLEYITKGKIYFESKRIDNLSEREMTSIRTQISYSFQSGALFDSMNVFENLAFPLFEHTNLSLDEVDQKIDQMLEQVDLSHAKHLMPSDLSGGMQKRIGMARSMILSPKIILYDEPTAGLDPANTVNVVELMKKFSSSGVTSIFVSHDIPAIQEFCERVIILDKGRVVFDNDIDTFKNSNDPIVRRFLIAEGFKHANKTS from the coding sequence ATGAGCAAACCTCTTTTAGAACTGCAAGATATACATAAGATCTTCGGTAGGAAAGTTGTTCACCAAGGGATATCATTTGATATATTTCCAGGACAAAGAGTCGGACTCCTTGGTTCGTCAGGGACTGGAAAATCTGTTTTACTCCGCTCCATCATAGGGCTTGAGTATATAACAAAGGGGAAGATTTATTTCGAGTCTAAACGTATCGACAACCTCTCTGAAAGAGAAATGACTTCGATAAGAACTCAGATTTCCTACTCGTTTCAATCTGGGGCACTTTTTGACTCTATGAATGTATTTGAAAATTTAGCTTTTCCACTTTTTGAACACACAAACCTCTCTCTTGATGAAGTCGATCAAAAGATTGATCAAATGCTCGAGCAAGTTGATTTAAGTCACGCAAAACATCTCATGCCCTCAGACCTGTCAGGAGGGATGCAAAAGCGAATAGGAATGGCGAGATCAATGATACTCTCCCCTAAAATTATTCTTTATGACGAACCCACTGCGGGACTCGATCCGGCAAATACTGTTAATGTTGTTGAACTCATGAAAAAATTTAGCTCGTCTGGAGTAACTTCTATATTTGTAAGTCATGATATTCCAGCGATTCAAGAGTTTTGCGAGAGGGTGATTATTCTAGACAAAGGAAGAGTTGTTTTTGATAACGATATTGATACTTTTAAAAATTCAAATGACCCAATAGTTAGACGTTTTCTAATTGCGGAAGGATTTAAACATGCAAATAAGACCTCATGA
- the fliE gene encoding flagellar hook-basal body complex protein FliE has product MAINNIQSMNDIFNTHDTKKWTKSADIEGAISLNDFELDPTTRADSKLTFSEMLSNQILDVNNLQKEADSAIQKLVSGKSNNIQETMLAVEKAEIAFKTMNQVRNKVIEAYKEVMRMQI; this is encoded by the coding sequence GTGGCCATCAATAATATTCAAAGTATGAATGACATTTTTAATACACATGACACGAAGAAGTGGACGAAGTCTGCAGATATCGAAGGTGCTATTAGTTTAAATGACTTTGAACTTGATCCTACAACACGTGCAGATTCGAAACTAACGTTCAGCGAAATGCTCTCGAATCAAATCTTAGATGTAAATAACTTACAAAAAGAAGCTGATTCAGCTATCCAGAAACTTGTAAGTGGAAAGAGTAATAATATTCAAGAGACAATGCTTGCAGTTGAGAAAGCAGAAATTGCATTCAAGACAATGAATCAAGTGAGAAATAAGGTTATTGAAGCATATAAAGAAGTAATGAGAATGCAGATATAA
- a CDS encoding sigma-54 dependent transcriptional regulator yields the protein MNTLTAEYFGQDPKIVKAVKVARNVAVTKVPVLVVGEAGVGKKTLAKFIHENSTRANKPFVTVDCGTGSTQVENEILGYREAESGRFVKGALENANGGTVVLVNIDALEEDFQKKLHKILGELDDYDIDLRIIATTTKNLSKLVGAGRFYRGLYTNLSNNSITLTPLRERINDIEVVANNIIKDCFEGSVSIEEAALQKLVTHYWTHNVKELKAVLESSLVNFDGDVLSEEQLEIGEKKVVNVISEEDSEGIRLMSLKEAERLLIKKALVHTSENRTQAAKILGVSIRTLRNKINEYRTEGNSYFVNLR from the coding sequence ATGAACACATTAACAGCAGAGTACTTCGGACAGGATCCAAAGATTGTTAAAGCGGTAAAGGTAGCGAGAAACGTTGCTGTAACAAAAGTTCCAGTACTAGTTGTTGGAGAAGCCGGAGTAGGTAAGAAAACTCTTGCTAAGTTCATTCACGAGAATTCAACAAGAGCTAATAAGCCATTCGTAACAGTTGATTGTGGAACAGGTTCTACTCAAGTTGAAAATGAAATTCTAGGTTACAGAGAAGCTGAGTCAGGAAGATTCGTTAAAGGTGCTCTAGAAAACGCAAATGGTGGGACAGTTGTTCTTGTAAACATCGATGCTCTTGAAGAAGATTTTCAAAAGAAATTACATAAGATCTTAGGTGAGCTTGATGATTATGATATCGATCTACGTATCATAGCAACAACAACTAAGAATCTTTCTAAGCTTGTTGGAGCTGGAAGATTTTATAGAGGTCTATATACAAACCTTTCAAACAACTCAATCACTCTAACTCCGCTAAGAGAAAGAATTAACGATATTGAAGTTGTTGCAAATAATATTATCAAAGACTGTTTCGAAGGTTCAGTGTCAATTGAAGAAGCTGCTTTACAAAAACTAGTTACTCATTACTGGACTCACAATGTAAAAGAACTAAAAGCTGTTCTTGAGAGTTCTCTTGTTAATTTCGATGGTGATGTACTTTCTGAAGAACAATTAGAAATTGGAGAGAAGAAAGTTGTTAATGTTATCTCTGAAGAAGACTCTGAAGGTATTAGACTTATGTCACTTAAAGAAGCTGAGAGACTACTTATCAAAAAAGCTCTTGTTCACACAAGCGAGAACAGAACTCAAGCTGCAAAAATTCTTGGTGTTTCGATTAGAACACTTAGAAATAAAATTAATGAATATAGAACAGAAGGTAACTCTTACTTCGTTAACTTAAGATAA
- a CDS encoding ABC transporter permease produces MISKIRRHIFTIGEIYNLFQNTLICSFTGPIYWHRVIEQIRFIGLGSISITIVIGLAMGLVMTLNFGFGLKKFGGTLYVPAVVSLSLAREMAPLFTSLLIAGRVGSGIASEIGAMNVTQQIDALRALGTNPIRVLVVPRFWASIISLPLLSSLSCILGILGGLIVCMNEFDMSAGFYFNKVLITVKTPDYISGLVKAMIFGGIISIVGCYRSFNTTGGTKGVGNSTTWVVVTSSILILITDFFLSKVFLVYWTK; encoded by the coding sequence ATGATCTCAAAGATTCGAAGGCATATTTTCACAATTGGAGAAATTTACAACCTTTTTCAAAATACACTAATCTGTTCTTTCACAGGCCCTATATACTGGCATCGAGTAATTGAACAAATTCGCTTTATAGGACTTGGTTCAATTTCAATAACAATTGTTATTGGACTCGCAATGGGTCTTGTTATGACCTTAAATTTTGGCTTTGGTCTAAAGAAATTTGGTGGGACTCTATATGTTCCAGCCGTTGTGTCACTTTCACTTGCGAGAGAGATGGCCCCCTTATTCACTTCACTGTTAATAGCAGGTCGTGTTGGTTCTGGGATAGCTTCAGAAATAGGTGCGATGAATGTGACTCAGCAAATAGATGCTCTAAGAGCATTAGGAACAAATCCTATTCGCGTCCTTGTTGTTCCTAGATTTTGGGCCAGCATAATTTCTCTTCCACTCTTATCTAGTCTCTCCTGTATTCTTGGAATTCTTGGAGGACTGATAGTCTGCATGAATGAATTTGATATGTCCGCAGGTTTCTATTTTAATAAGGTCTTAATTACTGTTAAAACTCCGGACTATATTTCAGGTTTGGTGAAAGCAATGATTTTCGGTGGAATAATTTCAATTGTTGGTTGCTACCGGTCATTTAACACGACAGGAGGAACTAAGGGTGTGGGAAACAGTACAACTTGGGTAGTTGTTACAAGCTCTATTTTAATACTAATCACAGACTTTTTCTTAAGTAAGGTCTTTCTGGTTTATTGGACTAAATGA
- a CDS encoding TIGR02147 family protein: MTNLYSYKDYRHFLNDFIDDKKKHNPSFSIALLAKKLNLSHTSSLNKVLRGQRNPGDDLIKSLCAYFDFSPEEEGYFIDLVSLEKESNPIQKAKLLNRINKLVNRNIPNIIPDNHFSLISNWYSYALIEMCRLKDFKLDFNWISSRLKNKVSSLQIEETINRLVYINLININDDKIELNQNRHQTSTDIPNDYIKEYHEESIKKGIDSIREEAIERRYISSSTIAVKKESIHEAKKLIDQFQDNLSLLVESNDSADDIYMLNIQYFPLTKESE; this comes from the coding sequence ATGACAAATCTATACAGTTACAAAGATTACAGACATTTTTTAAATGACTTTATTGATGACAAAAAAAAACACAATCCTTCTTTTTCCATTGCACTACTCGCAAAAAAATTAAACCTATCTCATACATCCTCATTAAACAAAGTATTAAGAGGGCAAAGAAACCCTGGCGATGATCTAATTAAAAGCTTATGTGCTTACTTTGATTTCAGTCCAGAAGAAGAGGGCTACTTTATAGATCTAGTCTCCCTAGAAAAAGAGTCAAATCCGATTCAAAAAGCAAAGCTACTAAACAGAATAAACAAACTTGTAAATAGAAACATACCCAACATTATTCCAGACAATCACTTTAGCCTCATATCAAACTGGTACTCATATGCACTTATTGAGATGTGTAGACTGAAAGATTTCAAACTTGATTTCAATTGGATATCATCAAGACTTAAAAATAAAGTAAGCTCCCTGCAAATTGAAGAAACGATAAACAGGTTAGTTTATATAAATTTGATAAATATCAATGATGACAAAATTGAATTAAATCAAAACAGACATCAAACATCTACTGATATTCCAAATGATTATATAAAAGAATATCATGAGGAATCTATCAAAAAAGGTATTGATTCGATTAGAGAGGAAGCTATAGAAAGAAGGTATATTTCTTCATCAACGATTGCAGTCAAAAAAGAGTCGATACACGAGGCCAAGAAACTAATAGATCAATTTCAAGATAATCTATCTCTTTTAGTAGAGTCAAATGATTCTGCTGATGATATTTATATGTTAAATATACAATACTTCCCTTTAACGAAGGAATCAGAATAA
- a CDS encoding MotE family protein — protein sequence MKSLILISILAFLTTKSFAQESKKSDKLEFTKEEFQNAVYAELEKKMKKIGRSKLLDFSKELLQKEEAIAEKEEKLKLREEQLKLGEEELKKKFVEFKSTQENFLACIDKEDTEQKKRISHMVNVVSGMRPATAAELLSQQDPSLSVKILGMLEPAKVSKIFNLMDKEISARLQKQYMTLKK from the coding sequence ATGAAAAGTTTAATTTTAATTTCAATTCTGGCCTTTTTAACAACAAAGTCATTTGCTCAAGAGAGTAAGAAGAGTGATAAACTTGAGTTCACAAAAGAAGAATTTCAAAATGCTGTCTACGCTGAGTTAGAAAAGAAAATGAAAAAAATTGGTCGTTCCAAACTTCTTGATTTCTCTAAAGAACTTCTTCAAAAAGAGGAAGCTATCGCAGAAAAAGAGGAGAAACTAAAACTTAGAGAAGAGCAGCTGAAGCTTGGTGAAGAAGAATTAAAAAAGAAATTTGTTGAATTTAAGAGTACACAAGAAAACTTTCTCGCTTGTATTGATAAAGAAGATACTGAGCAAAAGAAAAGAATTAGCCATATGGTTAATGTTGTCTCTGGGATGAGACCAGCAACGGCAGCAGAATTACTTTCTCAACAAGATCCGTCACTATCTGTAAAAATACTGGGAATGCTTGAGCCTGCTAAGGTTTCTAAAATATTTAACCTTATGGATAAAGAGATTTCCGCACGTCTTCAAAAGCAGTATATGACACTTAAGAAATAA
- a CDS encoding FliH/SctL family protein, which produces MKDIQYDVEEYTFQSFSAPSEEGLVTDFEFQDLQGKTIEQIEKIQHTIKIEREVSRKSGFDISPIVRQHRGIQLQEEEEIERRIEEEVNKRVAKIQEDAFRQGHEEGVEQGRHDIYEQTRQATDEKLVSLSEMISQTLSTQSEILKDQKMELYKLIKNVTKWIVLRELKDDGKYIERLLEKLIVETQTKANLLIQVNQKSFEQMPEVLEAVQARVGTLTNVRVESDYDIEDMGIILQSENGIINATLKEQFNSIDKLFDSVGLESTEDDKVDFNDNE; this is translated from the coding sequence ATGAAAGATATCCAATATGACGTTGAAGAATATACATTTCAATCATTTTCTGCTCCTTCTGAAGAGGGTCTTGTAACTGATTTTGAATTTCAAGACCTTCAAGGAAAGACAATTGAACAAATTGAAAAGATTCAACACACAATTAAGATTGAACGTGAAGTTTCACGTAAGTCAGGATTTGATATTTCCCCGATCGTTAGACAACATCGTGGTATCCAACTTCAAGAAGAAGAGGAAATTGAAAGAAGAATCGAAGAAGAAGTGAATAAGCGCGTTGCTAAGATTCAAGAAGATGCTTTTAGACAAGGCCACGAAGAAGGTGTTGAACAAGGTCGTCATGACATCTATGAGCAAACTCGTCAAGCAACAGATGAGAAGCTTGTTAGCCTTTCAGAGATGATCTCTCAAACTCTTTCAACTCAGTCTGAAATTTTAAAAGATCAAAAGATGGAGTTGTATAAGTTAATTAAAAACGTAACCAAGTGGATTGTTCTTCGTGAATTAAAAGACGATGGAAAGTATATTGAAAGACTACTTGAAAAGCTTATTGTTGAAACACAGACAAAAGCAAATTTACTAATTCAGGTTAATCAAAAGAGTTTTGAACAGATGCCAGAAGTTCTCGAAGCCGTACAGGCTCGCGTTGGTACTCTAACAAATGTAAGAGTTGAATCAGACTATGATATTGAAGATATGGGAATTATCCTACAATCTGAGAACGGAATCATTAATGCTACTTTAAAAGAACAATTTAATAGTATTGATAAACTTTTTGACTCCGTAGGATTAGAGTCAACAGAAGACGATAAGGTTGATTTTAATGACAACGAATAA
- a CDS encoding flagellar export protein FliJ, with protein MAQKFKFKLDGLLKVREFKEKRIKLELGEILKEIEEAKATIAKAQQDIEECYEAQEAFVSEPAAGRMVQFFPQYIQSRRDEQKIQENILYSLNRKYQEKIKELAQAKGEVKVIDNLKDKQQLEFNKKREKKFQENIDELTIIKKHRENKV; from the coding sequence ATGGCCCAAAAGTTTAAATTCAAACTTGATGGTCTTTTAAAGGTTCGTGAGTTTAAAGAGAAACGCATCAAACTTGAACTCGGGGAAATCTTAAAAGAGATTGAAGAGGCTAAAGCGACAATTGCTAAAGCTCAGCAAGATATTGAAGAGTGTTATGAGGCACAGGAAGCATTCGTTTCAGAACCGGCTGCTGGACGTATGGTTCAGTTCTTTCCTCAATATATTCAATCTCGTCGCGATGAGCAGAAAATACAAGAAAATATTTTATATTCCCTAAATCGTAAGTATCAAGAAAAAATAAAAGAACTTGCACAAGCCAAAGGGGAAGTTAAAGTGATTGATAACCTCAAGGATAAACAGCAGCTGGAATTCAATAAAAAACGTGAAAAGAAATTCCAAGAAAATATCGATGAACTAACAATTATTAAAAAACATCGTGAGAATAAAGTATGA
- the flgC gene encoding flagellar basal body rod protein FlgC, with protein sequence MDLLTSLKISASGAAANKKRMGAISSNIANAQTTRTAEGGPYRKKEVAFGSEPARKSFSDILEGELDAQAQEVHATEVISTDKPPILKYEPNHPDANAQGYVAYPNINVMEEMADMISASRSYEANINVMNTTKSMAMKALEIGNN encoded by the coding sequence ATGGATTTACTAACATCATTAAAAATTAGTGCTTCAGGGGCTGCTGCGAATAAGAAGAGAATGGGTGCCATTTCTTCAAATATCGCTAACGCTCAAACTACAAGAACTGCAGAAGGTGGACCTTATCGTAAGAAAGAAGTTGCTTTCGGTAGTGAACCTGCAAGAAAGAGTTTTTCTGATATTTTAGAAGGTGAACTAGATGCACAAGCACAAGAAGTTCATGCAACAGAAGTAATTTCTACAGATAAACCACCAATTTTAAAGTATGAGCCGAACCATCCAGATGCTAACGCTCAAGGATATGTAGCATATCCTAATATTAATGTAATGGAAGAGATGGCTGATATGATTTCAGCTTCAAGAAGTTACGAAGCAAATATTAACGTAATGAATACAACTAAAAGTATGGCGATGAAAGCGCTAGAAATTGGAAACAACTAA